In Miscanthus floridulus cultivar M001 unplaced genomic scaffold, ASM1932011v1 fs_452_1_2, whole genome shotgun sequence, the DNA window AGATGGAAGAATTTTCTGGAGAGGCAGCCTGAGTCATCTGGGCAGGACGCTGGTTCTGAATCGCTGCATGAGAAGACGGTAGCAGGGCCACGGAAGATTGAAATATGGACGCCAATTAGATCGTCCTTGAACAACATCGAGCAGATGATGAGCCTGCGCATTGAGAAGAAGCAATCTTCTGCTGGCAAGCAGCAAGCAAAGGACGGAACCCATCCTGTGAAAGTTGAAGAGGGCAAGTTGTCAGAGGATTCAGATGACGAATTCTATGATGTAGATAAGGTTGATCCGAGCCAAGAAGTGCAGTCGAGTGATACTGGGAATGCTGATGTCGGAAGCAGGAGTCAAGAAGAAAATTACATTTCAAAGGAAGAGTTGGAGTGTCTGGTCCATGGTGGACTACCAATGGCTTTGAGGGGAGAGGTGCAGCCTGATCACCTGGAGCATTTTCTTTCATTCTTTTAGTTTTGATTTATTCAGCTCATTCAGCAGCTTTGTGCTTTTCCGGTGACAGCTATGGCAAGCTTTTGTTGGTACTGGAGCTCGCAGAGTAGAAGGGTATTATGATAGTCTTGCAGCAGAGGGTGAATTAGATAACAAATGTTCAGATTCTCCAACCTCCGAAGGTGTCCACGAAAAGTGGATTGGGCAAATAGATAAGGTAGCTGTTTATGGACATTTTCACGGTGAAGCGTCTTGTATTTTTTAGATAAAATATACTGTTGTGCTGGAAAGTCTAATACCTTGGTCCTTATAGGACTTGCCCAGAACTTTTCCTGGTCATCCTGCTTTAGATGAGGATGGAAGAAATGCTTTGAGACGCTTGCTTATAGCTTATGCGAAACACAACCCATCAGTTGGTTACTGCCAGGTAAATCTACCCTTCACACATTGATCCTCATTATTGCCTTTTATCTTACCAAAAGTCAATTGCTTCTTTGGATCTCCAAAAAGGCGGACGAATATATATTTTTTAGTTCTCATCTCACCCTACATAAGTGAATCGAAAATCTAACATTCAATGCTTCCAACAAATATGAAATAATTACAGTCTTTCTCAATCAATATTCTGTGACATTATTGTTTACCAACATTTTATCTCAGAAATCCAACATTTCTCTTAGCATAGATTTGTTGCTTGAATACCTCATCTCACTCCACACAAGTGAATCTAAAACCTAACATTTAATGCTTCCAACAAATATGAAATAATTGCAGTCTTTCTCAATCAATGTTCTGTGTGTACTTTATTGTTTATCAGCATTTTATCTCAGAAATCCAACATTTCTCTCAGTATAGATTTGTCTATTGAATACTGTAGGCAATGAATTTTTTTGCTGGTCTCTTGCTTCTATTGATGCCAGAGGAGAATGCATTTTGGTATGCCCCAGGACAATTTGTTGTATTTCATGTTGTTGTTGGATTAAATAATCTGTTAAATTTATGGCTGGTGTATGTTACAGGACATTGGTTGGGATTATGGATGACTATTTTGATGGCTACTTTTCTGAAGAAATGATCGAGTCACAGGTATCGTGAATTGTCTGTTTCTCACTCAGTAATGTTTGTTTTGCATGTTAGGGGTGCTTGAAGCCCCCAGTTCAATTCATTCTCATGCGGAGGCCAAATTTTGGTTGTCCTTCAGGTGGACCAGCTTGTTTTAGAGGAGTTAGTTCGAGAGAAGTTCCCTAAATTAGGTTAGCAACCTATCATGAATAAATTTTAATATTGGTGGCATGTAACTCTTTCTGCCCTAATGTGAAAAAAATCCAAGCATTAGGATTTAACATACTTTCTTGATGCAGCAAATCACCTGGATTACCTTGGTCTTCAAGTTGCATGGGTTACTGGGCCATGGTTCTTATCCATCTTCACAAATGTGCTTCCCTGGGAAAGTGGTTAGACTTTATTTTACATTATTTCCATTACCGAGTACTTGTAGAAGAACATTGTCTATAAGTATGGTTTAGCTAATGTGATGGGGTTAACTTCACCAAGCACATTGACATTTCTAATTTTGGACTCGGCATTGCTTCTAATGTACACATGAACAATCGTGATCTCATGCAAGGGAAATAGTGATCAAAACCTCTATCTAAGAAAAGGAAACTAGATGATTCTGATCTAGGTCTTTAAAAGGAGAGACTGAGAGCGAATGAGAATTGAGAAGTGGTAAAGTAAGCATTCACTAAAAGGTGTGAAAGATAACTAGGCCTGTATTATATATTATTGGTGCTTATAGGGTACCCAGGAAGACCATATAAAACACACTAACTCTATGTAAGCAATGAAACCTGCTTGTAGTGATCACAGACATATATTCGACAAAACTTTACATCATGTTTACTTCTGAATTTTACATTTCAGTTCTCCGTGTCTGGGATGTACTTTTGTTCGATGGAAACAGAGTAATGCTGTTCCGAACAGCTCTTGCGCTACTGGAGTTCTATGGTACTGGGAAATACTTTTGCTTCATTTCAATTTCCAAAAACAAAAAATTGTAGCCAGATAGACAGAATTCTTCTAAGGATGTCTGTAGACTCATGCTTGTGTTAATTGCAGGCCATGCACTTGTGACTACAAAAGATGCCGGTGATGCAGTTACCCTTTTGCAATCTTTAGCTGGTTCCACTTTTGACAGCAGTCAGCTTGTCTTGACAGCTCGTATGGGATATCAATCCGTAAATGAAACAATATTGCAAAAACTGAGTAATAAACACCGCCCACCTGTTATATCTGCGATGGAAGAAAGAGCGAAAGGTCTAGGTGTTTGGACGGATACCAATGGTCTTGCATCAAAACTGTATAACTTTAAACGTGACCCTGAACCGCTGGTTTCTTTAAGCGATTCAGCAGACCAGTTGAGTGATGTGGGAGATGGGGATGGCAATCAAGAAAGTGATCCTGGAAACATGGATGACGAGTATGGTGGCGTGACAGTGAATTCTGAGATTGATTCTTTGCCTGATCCAAAGGACCAGGTAGCCTTCTCAATCATAGTCTCTAAATTCTGTTATCTATATACTCGAAGAGTTTCATCTTTGCCAC includes these proteins:
- the LOC136531811 gene encoding uncharacterized protein, giving the protein MMSLRIEKKQSSAGKQQAKDGTHPVKVEEGKLSEDSDDEFYDVDKVDPSQEVQSSDTGNADVGSRSQEENYISKEELECLVHGGLPMALRGELWQAFVGTGARRVEGYYDSLAAEGELDNKCSDSPTSEGVHEKWIGQIDKDLPRTFPGHPALDEDGRNALRRLLIAYAKHNPSVGYCQAMNFFAGLLLLLMPEENAFWTLVGIMDDYFDGYFSEEMIESQVDQLVLEELVREKFPKLANHLDYLGLQVAWVTGPWFLSIFTNVLPWESVLRVWDVLLFDGNRVMLFRTALALLEFYGHALVTTKDAGDAVTLLQSLAGSTFDSSQLVLTARMGYQSVNETILQKLSNKHRPPVISAMEERAKGLGVWTDTNGLASKLYNFKRDPEPLVSLSDSADQLSDVGDGDGNQESDPGNMDDEYGGVTVNSEIDSLPDPKDQVAWLKLELCRLLEERRSAVLRADELETALMEMVKQDNRRQLSAKVEQLEQEISELRQALSDKQEQEQAMFQVLMRVEQELKIAEEARISAEQDAAAQRYAANVLQEKYEEAMASLAQMENRAVMAETMLEATLQYQSSQQKALSPCPSPRPSMLDASPTQASQNSSQEFQPRRKNLLGPFSLSWRDKNKEKQNNADDSANTKFTNNDEMVETSSREDEKQGETLDLDNEQRAESPKEDGKMRAETPEKDNDLPGVQLAMDNLNGHHEQMQEIKLD